One genomic window of Diospyros lotus cultivar Yz01 chromosome 8, ASM1463336v1, whole genome shotgun sequence includes the following:
- the LOC127808253 gene encoding dof zinc finger protein DOF1.5-like, which produces MADVEDGHEAQGIKLFGATITVEMREQPKNKETRTKARHEQAANTEKRPDKVIPCPRCKSMETKFCYFNNYNVNQPRHFCKGCQRYWTAGGALRNVPVGAGRRKAKPPCRGVADGWLFDPAAGVQRFELDGVLLEEWQLAAAHSGFHHVFTAKRRRSDDSGAESC; this is translated from the coding sequence atggCGGATGTTGAAGATGGGCATGAAGCGCAGGGCATCAAGCTATTTGGCGCAACAATCACAGTAGAAATGAGAGAACAACCGAAGAACAAGGAGACAAGAACAAAAGCTCGTCACGAACAAGCAGCAAATACAGAGAAGAGGCCAGACAAGGTGATCCCCTGCCCCAGGTGCAAGAGCATGGAAACCAAGTTCTGTTACTTCAACAATTACAATGTTAACCAGCCCAGACACTTCTGCAAGGGCTGCCAGCGTTACTGGACGGCCGGCGGGGCCCTCCGCAACGTCCCGGTCGGCGCCGGCCGTCGCAAGGCCAAGCCTCCCTGCCGGGGAGTCGCCGACGGCTGGTTATTCGATCCCGCTGCCGGGGTGCAGCGGTTTGAGCTTGATGGTGTACTGCTCGAGGAGTGGCAGCTGGCGGCGGCTCACAGCGGTTTCCACCATGTTTTCACGGCCAAGAGGCGGAGGAGCGACGACTCAGGCGCTGAAAGTTGTTGA
- the LOC127808286 gene encoding senescence-specific cysteine protease SAG12-like: MARATTHLHLVIFSFTFLFAFELIIVSAHGLEEAAMLEQHEQWMTRHGRIYKDSTEKAARFKIFKKNVEYIDAFNVEANKKYNLSVNKFADMTDEEFIASYTGYKAATKEVMLSSFSYANVNDVPSTIDWREKGAVTDVKNQMKCGCCWAFSAVAALEGINQMKTGQLVSLSEQELVDCDYQNHGCAGGSMETAFQFIITNNGLATEADYPYQGGAGTCDGEKRASPVAAITSYEQVPMNDEAALLQAVANQPVSVAVSAGQWSDLRFYNGGVFTGPCTTNLDHAVTAIGYGTSEDGTKFWLIKNSWGTEWGENGYLRIQRDVDEKEGLCGIAMKPSYPVIM, from the exons ATGGCCAGGGCTACCACCCATTTACACTTGGTCATCTTCTCCTTCACCTTTCTCTTTGCCTTTGAGCTCATCATAGTCTCAGCTCACGGACTCGAGGAGGCAGCAATGCTGGAGCAACATGAGCAATGGATGACTCGTCATGGACGCATTTACAAGGACTCAACTGAAAAGGCTGCTCGGTTTAAGATATTCAAGAAGAATGTCGAATATATAGATGCCTTTAATGTTGAagctaataaaaaatataacttaagtGTTAATAAGTTTGCAGATATGACAGATGAGGAGTTTATTGCTTCTTATACTGGTTATAAGGCGGCAACAAAAGAGGTAATGCTAAGTTCTTTCAGTTATGCCAATGTAAATGATGTTCCATCTACCATAGATTGGCGGGAGAAGGGAGCAGTGACTGATgttaaaaatcaaatgaaatgcG GGTGCTGCTGGGCATTTTCAGCGGTGGCAGCCCTGGAAGGCATCAACCAAATGAAAACCGGCCAACTAGTATCGCTTTCTGAGCAAGAGCTCGTCGACTGTGACTACCAGAACCATGGCTGCGCGGGCGGCTCCATGGAGACCGCCTTCCAATTTATCATCACAAACAATGGCCTAGCCACAGAAGCCGACTACCCTTATCAGGGAGGAGCAGGCACCTGCGACGGAGAGAAAAGGGCAAGCCCCGTCGCCGCAATAACCAGTTACGAACAAGTGCCGATGAACGACGAGGCGGCACTGCTGCAGGCGGTGGCCAACCAGCCGGTTTCTGTCGCTGTCAGCGCTGGCCAGTGGTCGGACTTAAGGTTCTACAACGGAGGCGTTTTCACGGGCCCATGCACCACGAATCTTGACCATGCCGTCACGGCAATCGGATACGGAACTTCCGAGGACGGGACTAAGTTCTGGCTGATTAAGAATTCCTGGGGAACAGAGTGGGGCGAGAATGGATACCTGAGGATTCAGAGAGATGTTGACGAGAAGGAAGGCCTCTGTGGCATTGCCATGAAACCATCTTACCCAGTAATAATGTGA
- the LOC127808303 gene encoding 14-3-3-like protein B, protein MASTKERDNFVYIAKLAEQAERYDEMVDAMKKVAKLDIELTIEERNLLSVGYKNVIGARRASWRILSSIEQKEEARGNDQNVNRIKEYRHKVESELSSICGDVISVIDEHLTPSTFAGESSVFYYKMKGDYYRYLAEFKTGDGRKEAADESLKAYQTATTAAEADLSPTHPIRLGLALNFSVFYYEIMNSPESACQLAKQAFDEAISELDSLSEESYKDSTLIMQLLRDNLTLWTSDIPEDGAEGQKADGPARPGVAEDGE, encoded by the exons ATGGCTTCAACCAAAGAGCGTGACAACTTCGTTTACATCGCCAAGCTCGCCGAACAAGCCGAGCGCTACGACG AAATGGTGGACGCGATGAAGAAAGTGGCAAAGCTCGATATAGAGTTGACTATTGAGGAGCGAAATCTGCTTTCGGTGGGCTACAAGAATGTGATAGGTGCTCGGAGGGCTTCTTGGCGAATCCTGTCGTCGATCGAGCAAAAGGAGGAGGCCAGAGGTAATGACCAGAATGTGAATCGGATCAAGGAGTATAGGCACAAGGTCGAATCGGAACTGTCGAGCATTTGCGGTGACGTCATCAGCGTTATCGACGAGCATCTTACTCCTTCGACTTTCGCTGGTGAATCTTCAGTGTTCTATTATAAAAT GAAAGGGGATTACTATCGGTATTTAGCGGAGTTCAAGACTGGCGATGGGAGAAAAGAAGCTGCTGATGAGTCACTCAAAGCTTATCAG ACAGCTACTACGGCAGCAGAGGCTGATCTTTCTCCTACTCATCCTATTCGGCTGGGCTTGGCCTTAAACTTCTCTGTCTTCTACTATGAAATTATGAATTCCCCTGAAAG TGCTTGCCAACTTGCAAAGCAAGCGTTTGATGAAGCTATCTCAGAGTTGGATTCTTTGAGTGAGGAATCTTATAAAGACAGTACATTAATTATGCAGCTTCTGAGGGACAACCTCACATTGTGGACTTCTGACATTCCAGAGGATGGAG CAGAAGGTCAGAAGGCTGATGGTCCTGCTAGACCAGGTGTAGCTGAAGATGGAGAG TGA